A genomic region of Nodularia sp. LEGE 06071 contains the following coding sequences:
- a CDS encoding hybrid sensor histidine kinase/response regulator translates to MTLSNLVKVLLIEDSLPEARLLLEFLRQADSKEFRLTHVKRLNEALNALIRESYDVILLDLTLPDSQGLSSLPVLMNHAPTTPIVVLTNTNDEDLAIEAVRQGAQDYLVKRQVNVDVLVRSVCYAIERKQALETLRTVNQRLEVRVEERTAELVKANELNQFKSEFVSMLSHDIRNPLNTILLAAGLLQNYDDKLTQETKYHHLEMIRSAIKNMAQLLDEVSLIGQADAGKLECELICLDLELFCQQLIDEAQLSTGEKNLTIEFTSVGKLADAVWDEILLRHILGNLLGNAIKYSQPGGKIQFELIAQEHTVTFRIQDWGIGIPKEDLPMLFHSFHRAANVGGIPGTGLGLAIAKKCVEAHGGEILVNSEVGIGTAFTVTLPVI, encoded by the coding sequence AGCAACTTAGTAAAAGTTTTGTTAATTGAAGACAGCTTGCCAGAAGCTAGGTTGTTGCTGGAATTTTTGCGGCAAGCGGACTCTAAAGAATTTCGTTTAACTCATGTTAAGCGATTAAATGAAGCACTTAACGCATTAATTAGGGAAAGTTATGATGTCATTTTATTGGATCTTACCTTACCTGACAGTCAAGGATTGTCATCCCTACCTGTACTCATGAATCATGCTCCCACTACCCCAATTGTCGTATTAACAAATACCAATGATGAAGACTTGGCAATTGAGGCAGTACGCCAGGGAGCGCAGGATTATCTTGTGAAGCGACAGGTAAATGTTGATGTGTTGGTTCGTTCTGTGTGTTATGCCATCGAGCGTAAGCAAGCATTGGAAACATTACGCACAGTTAATCAACGCTTAGAGGTGCGGGTGGAAGAACGAACTGCTGAACTAGTGAAAGCCAATGAACTTAATCAGTTTAAATCTGAATTTGTTTCGATGCTTTCTCATGACATCCGTAATCCTCTGAATACTATTCTCTTAGCTGCGGGATTACTGCAAAATTATGATGATAAACTCACCCAAGAGACAAAATATCATCATTTAGAAATGATTCGTTCAGCAATCAAAAACATGGCACAGCTATTAGATGAAGTTTCATTGATAGGTCAAGCCGATGCTGGAAAACTTGAGTGTGAACTCATTTGTTTAGATTTGGAATTATTCTGCCAACAATTAATTGATGAAGCTCAATTGAGTACAGGGGAGAAAAACTTAACTATAGAGTTCACTAGTGTAGGAAAATTAGCGGATGCAGTTTGGGATGAAATCCTACTGCGTCATATTTTAGGGAATTTACTGGGCAATGCCATTAAATATTCACAACCAGGGGGTAAAATTCAGTTTGAACTTATTGCTCAAGAACACACCGTAACTTTCCGTATTCAAGATTGGGGAATTGGCATTCCCAAAGAAGATTTACCTATGTTGTTTCACTCTTTCCATCGTGCAGCCAATGTTGGAGGAATTCCGGGAACTGGTTTAGGGTTAGCCATTGCGAAAAAGTGTGTTGAAGCGCATGGTGGAGAGATTTTAGTTAATAGCGAAGTGGGGATAGGTACAGCATTCACCGTAACTCTTCCTGTGATTTGA